A region of Streptomyces sp. NBC_01267 DNA encodes the following proteins:
- the ribD gene encoding bifunctional diaminohydroxyphosphoribosylaminopyrimidine deaminase/5-amino-6-(5-phosphoribosylamino)uracil reductase RibD, whose amino-acid sequence MRRAVGLAARGLGSTSPNPVVGCVILDASGETVGEGFHQRAGGPHAEVNALTAAGGRARGGTAFVTLEPCNHTGRTGPCAQALVDAGIARVVYAVGDPNPQATGGADTLRAAGVEVTAGVLAAEAEAGNAAWLTSVRLGRPHVTWKYAATLDGRIAAADRTSRWITSSESRADVHRLRAVSDAVVVGSGTARADDPHLAVRGIDGTRQPLRVVVDTNGTAVRAGARILDDAAPTLVAVADDVTTDLPDVVRLPRTEQGLDIPALLAALHARDVRSVLLEGGPTLAGAFVAAGAVDRVIGYLAPVLLGAGPAALADAGITTLTEALRLDVSETVRIGPDLRITATPKER is encoded by the coding sequence ATGCGCCGGGCCGTTGGGCTCGCCGCGCGCGGACTCGGCTCCACCAGCCCCAACCCGGTCGTCGGATGCGTCATTCTCGACGCCTCGGGCGAGACCGTCGGCGAGGGCTTCCACCAGCGGGCCGGCGGCCCGCACGCCGAGGTGAACGCACTGACCGCCGCAGGCGGCCGGGCACGCGGCGGCACCGCCTTCGTCACCCTCGAACCCTGTAACCACACCGGCCGCACCGGCCCCTGCGCCCAGGCGCTCGTCGACGCCGGGATCGCCCGTGTCGTGTACGCGGTCGGAGACCCGAATCCGCAGGCCACCGGTGGCGCCGACACCCTGCGCGCGGCCGGGGTCGAGGTCACGGCCGGTGTCCTCGCCGCCGAAGCCGAAGCGGGGAACGCCGCCTGGCTGACCTCCGTACGCCTCGGCCGCCCCCACGTCACCTGGAAGTACGCGGCGACGCTCGACGGCCGGATCGCGGCAGCCGACCGCACCAGCCGCTGGATCACCTCGTCGGAGTCCCGCGCCGACGTGCACCGGCTGCGGGCCGTATCCGACGCGGTCGTGGTCGGCTCCGGAACGGCCCGCGCCGACGACCCGCACCTCGCCGTCCGCGGCATCGACGGCACCCGCCAGCCGCTGCGGGTGGTGGTCGACACCAACGGCACCGCGGTCCGGGCCGGCGCACGGATCCTCGACGACGCCGCGCCCACCCTCGTCGCGGTCGCCGACGACGTCACCACCGACCTGCCGGACGTCGTACGCCTCCCGCGCACCGAGCAGGGGCTGGACATCCCGGCGCTCCTCGCCGCACTCCACGCGCGCGACGTCCGCTCCGTACTCCTCGAAGGCGGGCCGACGCTGGCCGGGGCCTTCGTCGCGGCGGGCGCCGTCGACCGGGTCATCGGCTACCTCGCCCCTGTGCTGCTCGGCGCGGGCCCCGCAGCCCTGGCCGACGCCGGAATCACCACTCTCACCGAAGCGTTGCGTCTCGACGTCAGCGAGACCGTCCGCATCGGCCCCGATCTGCGGATCACCGCCACCCCGAAGGAGCGCTGA